One genomic window of [Clostridium] scindens ATCC 35704 includes the following:
- a CDS encoding sodium ion-translocating decarboxylase subunit beta — protein sequence MEYITTTLGNLVHQTAFFSLTWGNVIMIAVACFFLYLAIRHGFEPLLLVPIAFGMLLVNIYPDIMLHAEDAANGTGGLLYYFYLLDEWSILPSLIFLGVGAMTDFGPLIANPKSFLLGAAAQFGIFAAYLGAMAMGFSDKAAAAISIIGGADGPTSIFLAGKLQQTAILGPIAVAAYSYMSLVPIIQPPIMKLLTTEKERKIKMEQLRPVSKLERILFPIIVTIVVCSILPTTAPLVGMLMLGNLFRESGVVRQLTETASNALMYIVVILLGTSVGATTSAEAFLNWDTLKIVALGLAAFIFGTAAGVLFGKLMCFFTHGKVNPLIGSAGVSAVPMAARVSQKVGAEADPTNFLLMHAMGPNVAGVIGTAVAAGTFMAIFGVGI from the coding sequence ATGGAATATATAACAACGACATTAGGAAACCTCGTGCATCAGACAGCATTTTTCAGTCTTACATGGGGCAATGTAATTATGATTGCGGTTGCATGCTTTTTCCTATACCTGGCAATCAGACATGGGTTTGAACCTCTGCTCCTGGTACCGATCGCGTTTGGTATGCTGCTCGTTAATATCTATCCGGATATTATGCTGCATGCGGAAGATGCAGCCAACGGAACCGGCGGACTTCTCTACTACTTCTATCTTCTGGATGAGTGGTCGATCCTTCCGTCCTTGATCTTCCTTGGCGTAGGCGCTATGACAGACTTCGGGCCTCTGATTGCGAATCCTAAGAGTTTCCTTCTGGGGGCGGCTGCGCAGTTTGGAATCTTTGCCGCATACCTTGGAGCTATGGCAATGGGATTCTCAGATAAAGCGGCAGCGGCAATCTCCATCATAGGAGGAGCGGACGGGCCGACATCCATCTTCCTGGCCGGAAAACTTCAGCAGACGGCCATATTAGGGCCGATTGCGGTTGCGGCATATTCTTATATGTCATTGGTACCGATCATTCAGCCGCCGATCATGAAGCTTCTGACGACGGAAAAAGAACGAAAGATAAAGATGGAGCAGTTAAGGCCGGTTTCCAAACTGGAGAGAATCCTCTTCCCGATCATCGTTACGATCGTGGTATGCTCGATCCTTCCTACGACGGCTCCGCTGGTGGGCATGCTGATGCTTGGCAACCTGTTCCGCGAGTCCGGAGTGGTAAGACAGCTTACAGAGACGGCATCCAATGCATTGATGTACATCGTAGTAATCCTGCTGGGAACGTCTGTGGGCGCTACCACGAGCGCGGAGGCATTCCTGAATTGGGATACGCTCAAGATCGTGGCCCTGGGACTTGCGGCCTTCATATTCGGAACAGCTGCCGGGGTATTGTTCGGAAAACTGATGTGTTTCTTTACTCATGGAAAGGTAAACCCGCTGATCGGCTCAGCAGGCGTATCTGCGGTTCCGATGGCAGCCAGGGTATCCCAGAAGGTGGGAGCGGAGGCAGATCCGACCAACTTCCTTCTGATGCATGCGATGGGGCCAAATGTGGCAGGCGTTATCGGCACGGCAGTTGCGGCCGGTACATTCATGGCGATCTTTGGCGTAGGCATATAA
- a CDS encoding biotin/lipoyl-containing protein translates to MKNYTITVNGNVYDVTVEENAAGAAPAAPRAAAPAAAPKAAPAAPKAAAPAAGAGSIQVKAGAAGKVFKLEASVGQSVKKGDAVVIIEAMKMEIPVVAPEDGTVASIDVAVGDAVESGAILATLN, encoded by the coding sequence ATGAAAAACTATACAATCACAGTAAATGGCAACGTATACGACGTAACAGTAGAAGAAAACGCAGCGGGAGCAGCACCAGCAGCTCCAAGAGCGGCAGCGCCTGCAGCGGCTCCTAAGGCAGCTCCGGCGGCTCCAAAAGCGGCGGCGCCAGCGGCAGGGGCAGGCTCCATCCAGGTAAAGGCAGGAGCAGCCGGCAAAGTATTCAAGTTGGAAGCAAGCGTTGGACAGAGCGTAAAGAAGGGCGACGCAGTCGTAATTATTGAAGCAATGAAAATGGAAATCCCAGTTGTGGCACCGGAAGACGGAACAGTAGCAAGTATTGACGTAGCTGTAGGAGATGCAGTAGAATCAGGCGCGATATTGGCTACTTTAAACTAG
- a CDS encoding OadG family transporter subunit — MRKKISLLLCVLAAMLCFTACGSSKEAVEYDEASMEQVTEFLIEYCSNADDAMMEQWSDMSEFNMNLQLTQAGLPIEPGSFISAMDAWKAAVKECGNYVSHGDYTYEASGKEVKVSTEAEFKDRDAMITFIFDDRLYLDSMTVDAEYTTGEILEKAGLNTVLGMGTVFVVLIFISLIISLFRFIPAIENAFKKKPAAEVKKESIPAADAAVPEVQVSETDDTELIAVISAAIAAAEGTSTDGFIVRSIRRRPSNKWNS; from the coding sequence GTGAGGAAAAAAATTAGCTTATTACTCTGTGTACTTGCAGCGATGCTCTGCTTTACCGCATGCGGAAGCAGCAAAGAGGCGGTTGAATATGATGAAGCCAGCATGGAACAAGTGACAGAATTCTTGATTGAATATTGCTCCAATGCCGATGATGCCATGATGGAGCAGTGGAGCGACATGTCTGAGTTCAACATGAACCTGCAGCTGACGCAGGCAGGCCTTCCGATCGAGCCGGGGAGTTTTATCTCCGCTATGGATGCATGGAAGGCTGCTGTGAAGGAATGCGGCAATTATGTGAGCCATGGCGACTATACCTATGAAGCTTCCGGCAAGGAAGTAAAGGTATCGACAGAGGCAGAGTTCAAAGACCGTGACGCAATGATCACGTTTATATTTGACGATAGGCTGTATCTGGACAGCATGACCGTCGATGCCGAATATACGACAGGCGAGATATTGGAAAAAGCGGGACTTAATACGGTGCTTGGAATGGGAACAGTGTTTGTGGTATTGATTTTCATTTCACTGATTATCTCCTTATTCAGATTTATCCCTGCGATTGAAAATGCATTCAAGAAGAAGCCTGCAGCGGAAGTTAAGAAGGAAAGCATTCCGGCAGCTGACGCGGCCGTACCGGAAGTCCAGGTTTCTGAAACAGATGATACAGAGTTGATTGCGGTAATTTCAGCGGCGATCGCAGCGGCGGAAGGCACCAGCACGGATGGATTTATTGTGCGCAGCATCAGACGCCGTCCATCGAATAAATGGAATTCATAA
- a CDS encoding acyl-CoA carboxylase subunit beta, whose product MGNMATENAAGARISSLLDAGSFVEIGGAVTARNTDFNMQQKETPADGVITGYGVIDGNLVYVYSQDASVLGGAIGEMHAKKIANIYDMAMKMGAPVIGLVDCAGLRLQEATDALDAFGSLYLKQAMASGVIPQITAIFGTCGGGLSVIPALTDFTFMEKDAGKLFVNSPNAIPGNTAAKLDTSSAEFQSEKSGLVDDIGSEEEILESIRSLVCMLPCNNEEDASYDECADDLNRVCEGIENAAEDTAIALTQISDCQIFFEAKKHYAKDMVTGFIRLNGMTVGAVANRSKVYNEEAEVVEEFDGSLSAKGAEKAADFITFCDAFNIPVLTLTNVSGFKAGKYEEKHLAKDTARLAYAFANATVPKVNVIIGKSYGSAYVAMNSKSIGADMVYAWPNAEIGMMEAALAAKIMYADSDSDTIKEKAAEYKELQSSPLSAARRGYVDTIIEPADTRKYVIGAFEMLFTKREDRPMKKHGTV is encoded by the coding sequence ATGGGCAACATGGCAACAGAAAATGCAGCAGGCGCAAGAATCAGTTCTTTGCTTGATGCAGGCAGCTTTGTTGAGATCGGCGGGGCAGTAACTGCCAGAAATACTGATTTCAACATGCAACAAAAAGAAACTCCGGCTGACGGCGTAATAACCGGCTATGGAGTGATTGATGGGAATTTGGTGTATGTGTACAGCCAGGATGCATCCGTATTAGGCGGTGCGATCGGCGAGATGCATGCTAAGAAGATTGCGAATATCTACGATATGGCAATGAAGATGGGTGCGCCAGTGATAGGCCTTGTTGATTGTGCCGGCTTAAGGCTCCAGGAAGCAACGGATGCGCTGGATGCTTTTGGAAGCCTCTATCTGAAGCAGGCCATGGCTTCAGGCGTGATTCCGCAGATTACAGCGATTTTTGGAACCTGTGGAGGAGGACTCTCTGTTATTCCGGCACTGACGGATTTTACGTTCATGGAAAAAGACGCAGGAAAGTTATTCGTGAATTCGCCCAATGCGATTCCTGGCAATACGGCTGCTAAACTGGACACGTCTTCCGCAGAATTCCAGAGCGAGAAGTCTGGCCTTGTAGATGATATCGGATCAGAGGAAGAGATTCTTGAGAGTATCCGCTCCCTGGTCTGCATGCTGCCATGTAATAATGAAGAAGATGCTTCTTATGATGAATGCGCGGATGACTTGAACCGTGTCTGCGAAGGAATCGAGAATGCAGCTGAGGATACGGCTATTGCCTTGACACAGATATCCGACTGCCAGATCTTCTTTGAGGCAAAGAAGCACTATGCAAAAGATATGGTTACCGGCTTCATCCGTCTGAACGGCATGACGGTAGGCGCGGTGGCAAACCGTTCAAAAGTATATAACGAAGAGGCAGAAGTCGTAGAAGAGTTTGACGGATCCCTGTCCGCGAAAGGAGCAGAAAAGGCTGCTGACTTTATTACATTCTGCGATGCCTTCAATATTCCCGTACTTACTCTTACCAACGTGTCTGGATTCAAGGCAGGCAAATACGAAGAAAAGCACCTGGCCAAAGATACGGCAAGACTTGCGTACGCGTTTGCCAATGCGACAGTTCCAAAGGTAAATGTCATCATCGGAAAATCCTATGGAAGCGCCTATGTAGCCATGAATAGCAAATCTATTGGAGCGGATATGGTATATGCATGGCCGAATGCCGAGATTGGCATGATGGAAGCCGCTCTTGCGGCCAAGATCATGTACGCTGATTCCGATTCAGACACGATTAAGGAAAAAGCGGCAGAATATAAAGAATTGCAGTCAAGCCCATTATCTGCAGCAAGAAGAGGATATGTGGATACCATCATCGAGCCGGCGGATACGAGAAAATATGTAATCGGAGCATTCGAGATGTTGTTCACAAAAAGAGAAGACCGTCCGATGAAAAAGCATGGTACGGTTTAG
- a CDS encoding 2-isopropylmalate synthase — MKNYQKYEKSYFMPPVATYDWARKDSIEKPPIWCSVDLRDGNQALIEPMSLEEKLEFFQLLVDIGFKEIEVGFPAASETEYQFMRTLIEKNMIPDDVTVQVLTQAREHIIKKTFEAVKGAPHAVIHLYNSTSVAQREQVFKKSKEEIKKIAVDGAKLLLELASETDGNFTFQYSPESFPGTEVDYAVDVCNAVLDVWKPTADNKAIINIPTTVENAMPHVFACQLEYVDKNLNYRDNVILCLHPHNDRGCGVATAELGILAGADRIEGTLFGNGERTGNVDIVTLALNMYSHGVDPGLDFSDMKRIRETYERLTRMHVYERQPYAGDLVFTAFSGSHQDAIAKGMAWREDKRRDKWTVPYLPIDPQDVGRKYDSDVIRINSQSGKGGVNYILKQSHGINLPQQMREEVGYLVKDVSDKAHKELAPEWVYQIFSDNYINTKPVFHIDECHFQQLDGITAEVTINHGGESRAITAMGNGRLDAVSNAIKQYFNISYELTFYEEHSLTKGSSSKAVAYVGIICKGKTFWGVGIDADIIRASIEALIVAVNKIEEIGNADACKDARMIEIMNYIQANYIDITLDDLAEKFFLSKPYLSKYIKEKSGMTFGELVKKIRMKKAKALLKSSNMTVENIALSVGYQNVEHFNRLFKKAYNMTPMQFRNQK; from the coding sequence ATGAAAAATTATCAGAAGTATGAGAAATCGTATTTTATGCCTCCGGTTGCTACTTACGATTGGGCAAGGAAGGACTCTATAGAGAAGCCGCCGATCTGGTGCAGCGTAGACTTGCGGGATGGCAACCAGGCTTTGATAGAGCCAATGAGTTTGGAAGAAAAATTGGAGTTTTTCCAGCTGCTGGTGGATATCGGATTTAAGGAGATCGAGGTGGGATTCCCGGCTGCATCCGAGACGGAGTACCAGTTTATGCGTACGTTGATTGAAAAGAACATGATACCGGATGATGTGACGGTACAGGTACTTACGCAGGCGAGAGAGCATATTATCAAGAAAACCTTTGAAGCGGTCAAGGGAGCGCCCCATGCGGTCATCCATTTATATAACTCCACGTCCGTAGCTCAGAGAGAGCAGGTATTTAAAAAGAGCAAAGAAGAGATTAAGAAGATCGCGGTGGACGGCGCAAAACTGCTGCTGGAACTTGCATCCGAGACGGATGGGAACTTCACCTTCCAGTACAGCCCGGAGAGTTTTCCGGGTACGGAAGTCGACTATGCGGTGGATGTCTGCAATGCGGTGCTGGATGTATGGAAGCCTACGGCAGATAATAAGGCGATCATCAATATTCCGACGACGGTCGAGAATGCGATGCCGCATGTGTTTGCCTGCCAGCTGGAATATGTGGATAAGAATCTGAATTACCGCGACAACGTGATTCTCTGCCTGCATCCGCATAATGACAGGGGCTGCGGCGTCGCGACTGCGGAACTTGGTATTCTGGCAGGAGCGGACCGGATCGAAGGGACCTTGTTCGGCAACGGCGAACGGACCGGAAACGTGGATATCGTAACGCTGGCTCTTAATATGTATTCCCACGGCGTGGATCCCGGACTCGATTTCTCGGATATGAAACGCATCCGGGAGACCTATGAACGGCTGACCCGCATGCATGTATATGAACGGCAGCCTTATGCGGGAGACTTGGTATTTACCGCATTCTCCGGCTCCCACCAGGATGCCATCGCCAAGGGAATGGCATGGAGAGAGGATAAGCGGCGTGACAAATGGACGGTTCCGTATCTTCCGATCGATCCGCAGGATGTGGGGAGAAAATACGATTCCGACGTCATCCGTATTAATAGCCAGTCTGGAAAAGGCGGCGTGAACTACATCCTGAAGCAGAGCCATGGAATCAATCTCCCGCAGCAGATGCGCGAGGAGGTAGGATATCTTGTAAAAGATGTATCCGACAAGGCGCATAAGGAACTTGCCCCAGAATGGGTATACCAGATATTCTCTGATAATTACATTAATACAAAGCCGGTGTTCCATATTGATGAATGTCACTTCCAGCAGCTGGATGGCATTACGGCGGAAGTTACGATCAACCATGGAGGGGAGAGCAGAGCCATTACTGCCATGGGAAATGGACGCCTGGACGCAGTAAGCAACGCCATCAAGCAGTACTTTAATATCAGTTATGAACTGACATTCTACGAGGAACACTCCTTGACAAAAGGCTCTTCCTCCAAGGCAGTGGCCTATGTGGGCATTATCTGCAAAGGCAAGACCTTCTGGGGAGTAGGAATAGATGCCGATATCATTCGGGCATCTATTGAAGCGCTGATCGTGGCGGTGAATAAGATCGAGGAGATTGGAAATGCAGATGCCTGCAAGGATGCGAGAATGATTGAGATCATGAACTATATCCAGGCAAATTATATTGACATTACCCTGGATGACCTTGCGGAGAAGTTCTTCCTGTCAAAGCCATATCTGTCAAAATACATCAAGGAAAAATCAGGAATGACATTTGGCGAATTGGTAAAGAAGATCCGGATGAAGAAGGCGAAAGCGTTGTTAAAGAGCAGCAACATGACGGTAGAAAATATCGCGCTGTCCGTGGGCTACCAGAACGTGGAACATTTTAACCGCCTGTTTAAGAAAGCATACAATATGACTCCTATGCAGTTTCGAAACCAGAAATAG
- a CDS encoding sodium:solute symporter family transporter, whose amino-acid sequence MGIKLMLLIVFFVVMVAVGLYSRKHARSVDGFVLGGRSVGPWLTAFAYGTSYFSAVVFVGYAGQFGWKYGLASTWIGIGNAVLGSLLAWVVLGRRTKVMSQHLKSKTMPDFFGERYGSKALKIMASAIVFVFLVPYTASIYNGLSRLFEMAFDIPYTYCVVVMAVFTGIYVILGGYMATAINDFIQGIIMLIGIVAVIAAVLSGQGGFIDAVRKMAELPSDVPVTMGQPGAFTSFFGPDPLNLLGVVILTSLGTWGLPQMIGKFYAIKDEKAINTGTVISTLFACVVAGGSYFLGGFGRLFDGKAIYDETGNVVFDRIIPHMLSSLPDILIGIVVVLVLSASMSTLASLVLTSSSTLTLDFLKDNVIKDISEKKQVRTMQVLIVFFIVVSVVIALDPPTFIAQLMGISWGALAGAFLAPFLYGLYWRGVTRAAVWASFIAGVGITVSNMFLHYIASPINAGAIAMIAGLVVVPVVSVVTPKLKKDRVEDIFSCYEEKVTITKKRSLEAN is encoded by the coding sequence ATGGGTATTAAGTTGATGCTGCTGATTGTATTTTTTGTTGTTATGGTGGCGGTAGGGCTTTATTCAAGGAAGCATGCAAGAAGCGTAGACGGATTCGTGCTGGGAGGGCGTTCTGTTGGGCCGTGGCTCACAGCATTTGCTTATGGTACTTCATATTTCTCTGCGGTTGTGTTTGTCGGATATGCCGGACAGTTTGGATGGAAGTATGGCTTGGCATCTACCTGGATTGGGATTGGGAATGCCGTGCTGGGGAGTCTGCTGGCGTGGGTCGTGCTGGGGCGCCGTACTAAGGTTATGAGCCAGCACCTGAAGTCTAAGACGATGCCGGACTTCTTTGGTGAAAGATATGGAAGCAAGGCGCTTAAAATTATGGCGTCCGCCATCGTATTCGTGTTCCTGGTGCCTTACACGGCATCTATCTATAACGGGCTCTCCAGATTGTTTGAGATGGCCTTTGACATACCTTATACATACTGCGTAGTAGTAATGGCCGTATTTACAGGGATTTATGTAATTCTTGGAGGATACATGGCAACGGCGATCAACGATTTTATACAAGGAATCATTATGCTGATTGGCATTGTGGCTGTGATTGCCGCCGTGCTTAGCGGGCAGGGAGGCTTCATCGATGCGGTAAGGAAGATGGCGGAACTTCCCAGCGATGTTCCGGTCACCATGGGACAGCCGGGCGCATTTACTTCTTTTTTCGGACCAGATCCTCTGAACCTGCTGGGCGTGGTGATACTTACTTCCCTGGGTACCTGGGGACTTCCTCAGATGATCGGGAAATTCTATGCCATTAAGGACGAGAAGGCGATCAATACAGGAACGGTGATCTCGACTCTATTTGCCTGTGTGGTTGCCGGTGGAAGTTACTTTCTGGGAGGATTTGGACGCCTGTTTGACGGCAAGGCGATCTATGATGAGACAGGGAATGTGGTGTTTGACAGGATTATCCCACATATGCTGTCATCCCTGCCGGATATTCTGATCGGCATCGTCGTGGTGCTGGTGCTGTCGGCTTCGATGTCCACGCTGGCATCCCTGGTACTGACGTCCAGCTCTACGCTTACGCTGGACTTCCTGAAGGATAATGTGATCAAGGATATAAGCGAGAAGAAGCAAGTGCGGACCATGCAGGTGCTGATCGTATTCTTCATTGTGGTTTCCGTAGTGATCGCATTGGATCCGCCAACCTTTATCGCCCAGCTGATGGGGATCTCATGGGGGGCTTTGGCTGGCGCGTTCCTTGCGCCGTTCCTGTATGGGCTGTACTGGAGGGGTGTGACAAGGGCTGCGGTATGGGCCAGTTTTATTGCCGGCGTAGGCATTACCGTATCCAATATGTTCCTGCACTATATTGCATCCCCAATCAATGCAGGGGCCATCGCTATGATCGCAGGACTGGTGGTAGTGCCGGTGGTCAGCGTAGTAACGCCAAAACTTAAGAAGGATCGGGTAGAGGATATCTTCAGCTGCTACGAGGAGAAGGTAACCATTACAAAGAAACGTTCGCTGGAAGCCAATTAA
- a CDS encoding methylglyoxal synthase, translating into MLEDNYVTFEIGKAKHIALVAHDGKKKELVDWCDKNKDVLKSHFLCGTGTTARLIAERTGLPVKGYNSGPLGGDQQIGAKIVEGQIDFMIFLWDPLEAQPHDPDVKALLRIAVVYDIPIANNLATADFMLNSKFMNDTYSRRVENFNKTIQERVEKMK; encoded by the coding sequence ATGTTAGAAGATAATTATGTAACATTTGAAATAGGCAAAGCAAAGCATATTGCACTGGTAGCCCACGATGGCAAGAAAAAGGAACTGGTAGACTGGTGCGACAAGAATAAGGATGTGCTAAAAAGCCACTTTCTGTGCGGAACCGGCACCACGGCCAGACTGATCGCGGAGAGGACAGGCCTCCCGGTCAAAGGATACAACAGCGGCCCGCTGGGCGGCGACCAGCAGATTGGCGCCAAGATCGTGGAAGGCCAGATTGACTTCATGATCTTCCTGTGGGATCCTCTTGAGGCCCAGCCTCACGACCCGGATGTCAAGGCTCTGCTTAGAATCGCAGTCGTATATGACATCCCGATTGCCAACAACCTGGCTACCGCGGACTTTATGCTGAATTCCAAGTTTATGAATGATACTTACAGCCGCAGGGTGGAGAATTTCAATAAGACGATCCAGGAGCGGGTGGAGAAGATGAAGTAA
- a CDS encoding NAD(P)-dependent oxidoreductase, with product MKKIGFIGVGIMGKSMVRNLMKAGFELHIYARTKSKVEDVISEGAAFHESISECVKDCEAVITIVGFPKDVEEVYFDEGNILDSAREGTYLIDMTTTSPMLAQKIYEAGTKKGFHVLDAPVTGGDTGAKAGTLSILAGGRREDYEACRPLFEAMGTNINYQGEAGCGQHAKLANQIMIAGTLSGVCEAITYAKAKGLDLPTVLRSVSTGAAGSKQLDIFGPKILAEDYAPGFFMKHFIKDMKLALTEANMSELSLDVLSQVLANYEELEAEGYGDLGTQALMKYYEESQA from the coding sequence ATGAAGAAAATAGGATTTATCGGCGTAGGCATTATGGGCAAGTCTATGGTGAGAAATTTGATGAAGGCAGGCTTTGAACTGCATATCTATGCCCGCACCAAGTCAAAGGTGGAAGATGTAATCAGCGAAGGGGCAGCCTTTCATGAATCGATCAGCGAATGTGTTAAAGATTGCGAGGCAGTGATTACCATAGTCGGATTCCCGAAAGATGTGGAAGAAGTCTATTTTGACGAAGGCAATATCTTAGACAGCGCGAGGGAAGGGACCTACCTGATTGATATGACGACCACCAGCCCGATGCTGGCGCAGAAGATATATGAAGCAGGGACGAAAAAGGGATTCCATGTGCTGGATGCCCCGGTAACCGGCGGGGATACCGGAGCAAAGGCCGGAACCTTGTCCATATTGGCAGGCGGCCGGAGGGAAGATTACGAAGCCTGCCGGCCCTTATTTGAGGCAATGGGCACGAATATCAACTATCAAGGAGAGGCGGGCTGCGGCCAACATGCCAAACTTGCCAATCAGATCATGATTGCGGGAACCCTTTCCGGCGTGTGCGAGGCTATTACCTATGCAAAAGCCAAGGGGCTGGATCTTCCAACCGTCCTTAGATCCGTCTCTACAGGGGCGGCGGGAAGCAAGCAGCTGGATATCTTCGGACCGAAGATACTGGCTGAGGATTATGCGCCAGGCTTCTTCATGAAGCATTTTATCAAAGATATGAAGCTGGCTCTTACAGAAGCCAATATGAGCGAGTTAAGCCTGGATGTATTAAGCCAGGTGCTGGCCAACTATGAAGAACTGGAGGCAGAAGGCTACGGGGATCTGGGCACCCAGGCCCTGATGAAATACTATGAGGAATCCCAGGCCTAA
- a CDS encoding LbetaH domain-containing protein gives MKELTVASLYTLEETIAKDLFEGVEYPWEVLPKISSFILELGAALPEDEYDKVGEDVWIAKSAKVFESAYIHGPAIIGKDAEVRHCAFIRGNAIVGEGAVVGNSTELKNVVLFNKVQVPHYNYVGDSILGYKAHMGAGSITSNVKSDKKLVVLKTPDGNIETGIKKFGAMLGDEVEVGCGTVLNPGSVVGKCTNIYPLSSVRGYVPAGSIYKKQGEVVEKI, from the coding sequence ATGAAGGAATTAACAGTAGCCAGCTTGTACACACTTGAGGAAACCATCGCAAAGGACTTGTTTGAAGGGGTAGAGTATCCCTGGGAGGTGCTTCCGAAGATCAGCAGCTTCATCCTGGAACTGGGGGCCGCCCTGCCGGAAGATGAATACGACAAGGTGGGAGAAGATGTGTGGATCGCCAAGTCAGCCAAGGTATTTGAGTCTGCATATATCCATGGCCCGGCAATCATCGGCAAGGACGCGGAAGTCAGGCATTGCGCTTTTATCCGTGGAAATGCCATTGTCGGCGAAGGCGCCGTTGTGGGAAATTCTACAGAACTTAAGAATGTGGTCCTGTTCAATAAGGTGCAGGTTCCCCATTATAATTATGTAGGAGATTCCATTCTGGGATATAAGGCCCATATGGGCGCAGGCTCCATCACATCCAATGTAAAATCAGACAAGAAACTGGTAGTTCTAAAGACTCCGGATGGAAATATCGAGACGGGAATCAAGAAATTCGGAGCTATGCTGGGGGATGAGGTGGAAGTCGGATGCGGAACCGTCCTCAATCCGGGAAGCGTGGTCGGGAAGTGCACCAATATCTATCCGCTTTCCAGCGTAAGAGGCTACGTTCCGGCCGGGAGCATATACAAGAAGCAGGGAGAAGTAGTGGAGAAGATATAA